In Apium graveolens cultivar Ventura chromosome 10, ASM990537v1, whole genome shotgun sequence, the following are encoded in one genomic region:
- the LOC141691579 gene encoding uncharacterized protein LOC141691579, with amino-acid sequence MNELQMCHLETIQQRSKESLPEFIKRFQEAVNQLSNLEEKEAVNIFRRNLHPISCEGYVKDLIHREPQSLTSAYAMASKFIKENNFLKSMKMNRRMHDDDESTERRSSSRKDKRYKLNRQANYIQQSWGTPPREGYTEQKRNERKPKARREPKPEPEWTPLNRPRADILQEVKGRSFYPKPLLAPPENRARDKHGGYHEDHGHTTENCFSLKMFIDDQIKRGNMSKYLQRRSNDKDMAPGSGKNVVNVVFGGTASPPGART; translated from the coding sequence ATGAACGAGCTACAAATGTGCCATTTGGAGACAATCCAACAAAGAAGCAAGGAGTCCCTCCCCGAATTCATTAAAAGATTCCAGGAAGCAGTGAATCAACTCTCCAACTTAGAAGAAAAGGAAGCAGTCAATATCTTTCGGAGAAACTTGCATCCAATATCCTGCGAAGGATATGTCAAAGATTTGATTCACAGAGAACCCCAGAGCCTAACATCTGCCTATGCCATGGCATCAAAGTTCATAAAGGAAAATAATTTTCTCAAGTCGATGAAAATGAACCGGAGAATGCATGACGATGACGAGTCCACGGAGCGTCGCTCGTCGTCCCGAAAAGACAAAAGATACAAGCTGAATAGACAGGCCAATTATATTCAACAATCTTGGGGAACCCCACCCCGGGAGGGGTACACTGAACAAAAGAGGAATGAGAGAAAGCCCAAGGCCAGGAGAGAACCCAAGCCGGAACCAGAGTGGACGCCCCTCAATAGGCCTCGGGCTGACATTTTGCAGGAAGTTAAAGGTAGGTCATTCTATCCAAAACCTTTACTCGCACCTCCTGAGAATAGGGCCCGTGACAAACATGGCGGCTATCACGAAGATCATGGCCATACCACGGAAAATTGTTTCTCTCTCAAGATGTTCATAGATGATCAAATCAAAAGGGGAAACATGAGCAAATATCTTCAAAGGAGGTCAAACGACAAAGACATGGCCCCGGGAAGCGGCAAAAATGTGGTAAATGTTGTATTTGGGGGGACAGCTTCTCCGCCCGGAGCCCGGACCTAG
- the LOC141690355 gene encoding serine/threonine-protein kinase TOUSLED isoform X1 has translation MSDDMLLHFSSNSSNQSDQSLKIAKLEARMMGKASSASVSSVLVQAKVGPDNAADVENEAESLLSSDSDDNGEDFLILANTKKRQKTEDDHSDVSENLENAVESRQKIEGTVDGKTGLEGSRKKQTPGRDNSTSGRKRGSRANDRTKQKISPPTVLQSNGQLENSCQKDHLPKDQHRLGDNIPVEEVASLRLKVVGLEEGMRKLEEDMRKLRLEASEDKHARNQLDKELKEFKELEQQMKPKRLKVLSDLLISVSKAERQDARMKVRQDSLRLGNVGVIRAGTVISETWEDGQAIKDLNVHLRQLLEMKEAVERQRKLLKKRQSDKGAAIDSEAGTQEEDFLIQDEIYKSRLASIKREEETLIRERDRYEIEKGRLIREMKRIRDEDGSRFNNFQILNHRYALLNLLGKGGFSEVYKAFDLVEQRYVACKLHGLNAQWSEEKKQSYIRHAIREYNIHKTLVHHHIVRLWDTFEIDQNTFCTVLEYCSGKDLDAVLKATPILPEKEARIIIVQIFQGLVYLNKRTQKIIHYDLKPGNVLFDELGVAKVTDFGLSKIVEDDVGSQGMELTSQGAGTYWYLPPECFELNKTPFISSKVDVWSAGILMYQMLFGRRPFGHDQTQERILREDTIIKAHRVEFPSRPAVSSEVKEFIRRCLTYNQAERPDVLTMALDPYLTYTKK, from the exons ATGTCGGATGatatgcttcttcatttctcttcCAACTCTTCAAACCAGTCTGACCAGTCTCTTAAAATTGCGAAACTCGAAGCCCGGATGATGGGTAAGGCCTCCTCTGCTTCTGTTTCCTCTGTTTTAGTACAGGCGAAAGTCGGGCCCGACAATGCTGCTGATGTGGAGAATGAGGCTGAATCTTTGCTCTCTAGTGATTCTGATGAT AACGGTGAAGACTTTCTAATTTTAGCCAACACCAAGAAGCGCCAGAAAACTGAAGATGATCACTCAGATGTGTCTGAGAATCTTGAG AATGCGGTGGAGTCCAGACAAAAAATTGAGGGAACAGTTGATGGAAAGACAGGTTTAGAAGGAAGCAGGAAAAAGCAAACTCCTGGTAGGGATAATTCAACATCAGGCAGAAAGCGTGGTTCCCGAGCAAATGATCGTACTAAACAGAAAATTTCACCTCCAACAGTTTTGCAGTCAAATGGCCAGCTTGAGAACTCATGTCAAAAG GATCACCTGCCCAAAGATCAACACAGACTTGGTGATAACATTCCAGTTGAG GAGGTCGCATCTTTACGTTTAAAAGTTGTTGGATTAGAGGAGGGTATGAGGAAGTTAGAGGAGGATATGAGGAAGTTACGTCTAGAGGCTTCTGAAGATAAACATGCGCGCAATCAATTGGATAAG GAACTTAAGGAGTTTAAAGAACTAGAGCAGCAGATGAAGCCAAAG AGACTGAAAGTACTGTCTGATCTTTTGATATCTGTCTCAAAAGCTGAGAGGCAAGATGCCAGGATGAAAGTACGCCAAGATTCTTTGAGACTTGGTAATGTAGGTGTAATCAG AGCTGGTACGGTCATATCAGAAACATGGGAAGATGGACAAGCAATCAAGGATCTCAATGTTCACCTG AGACAGTTACTGGAAATGAAGGAAGCTGTTGAAAGGCAGCGCAAGTTGCTGAAAAAGAGGCAGTCAG ATAAGGGCGCTGCAATTGATTCAGAAGCAGGAACCCAGGAAGAAGATTTTCTTATTCAGGATGAGATCTATAAATCCCGTCTGGCCAGCATCAAACGA GAGGAGGAAACCCTCATACGAGAAAGAGATCGTTACGAGATAGAGAAAGGAAGACTTATACGAGAAATGAAACGTATACGGGACGAGGATGGTTCTCGGTTTAATAATTTTCAAATTCTGAACCACCGATATGCTCTACTAAATCTTCTTGGAAAAGGAGGATTCAGCGAGGTTTACAAG GCTTTTGATCTAGTAGAGCAAAGATATGTTGCATGTAAGCTTCACGGTTTGAATGCTCAGTGGAGTGAAGAGAAGAAGCAAAGTTACATACGTCATGCAATCCGGGAATACAATATTCACAAGACCTTAGTGCACCATCATATAGTGAGACTTTGGGACACTTTTGAGATAGACCAAAATACCTTCTGTACAGTCTTGGAGTACTGTAGTG GTAAAGATCTTGATGCAGTTCTTAAAGCAACACCCATCCTGCCAGAGAAAGAAGCTAGAATAATAATTGTTCAAATTTTTCAAGGGCTTGTTTACTTGAACAAAAGAACACAGAAAATTATCCATTACGATTTGAAGCCTGGAAATGTTCTTTTTGATGAGCTTGGAGTTGCTAAAGTCACTGATTTTGGTCTTAGTAAGATAGTGGAGGATGATGTTGGATCCCAGGGCATGGAACTAACATCTCAGGGAGCTGGAACATATTG GTATTTACCTCCCGAATGCTTTGAGCTAAATAAGACTCCCTTCATATCTTCTAAG GTTGATGTATGGTCAGCTGGAATTCTGATGTACCAAATGCTCTTCGGTAGACGTCCTTTTGGACATGACCAGACTCAAGAACGGATTTTACGTGAAGATACCATCATAAAAGCTCACAGAGTGGAATTTCCTTCAAGACCTGCTGTGTCGAGCGAAGTGAAG GAATTCATCCGTCGATGCCTAACATATAATCAGGCAGAGAGACCAGATGTCCTAACTATGGCTCTAGACCCATACCTCACATACACGAAAAAGTGA
- the LOC141690355 gene encoding serine/threonine-protein kinase TOUSLED isoform X2, with product MSDDMLLHFSSNSSNQSDQSLKIAKLEARMMGKASSASVSSVLVQAKVGPDNAADVENEAESLLSSDSDDNGEDFLILANTKKRQKTEDDHSDVSENLENAVESRQKIEGTVDGKTGLEGSRKKQTPGRDNSTSGRKRGSRANDRTKQKISPPTVLQSNGQLENSCQKDHLPKDQHRLGDNIPVEEVASLRLKVVGLEEGMRKLEEDMRKLRLEASEDKHARNQLDKELKEFKELEQQMKPKRLKVLSDLLISVSKAERQDARMKVRQDSLRLGNVGVIRAGTVISETWEDGQAIKDLNVHLRQLLEMKEAVERQRKLLKKRQSEAGTQEEDFLIQDEIYKSRLASIKREEETLIRERDRYEIEKGRLIREMKRIRDEDGSRFNNFQILNHRYALLNLLGKGGFSEVYKAFDLVEQRYVACKLHGLNAQWSEEKKQSYIRHAIREYNIHKTLVHHHIVRLWDTFEIDQNTFCTVLEYCSGKDLDAVLKATPILPEKEARIIIVQIFQGLVYLNKRTQKIIHYDLKPGNVLFDELGVAKVTDFGLSKIVEDDVGSQGMELTSQGAGTYWYLPPECFELNKTPFISSKVDVWSAGILMYQMLFGRRPFGHDQTQERILREDTIIKAHRVEFPSRPAVSSEVKEFIRRCLTYNQAERPDVLTMALDPYLTYTKK from the exons ATGTCGGATGatatgcttcttcatttctcttcCAACTCTTCAAACCAGTCTGACCAGTCTCTTAAAATTGCGAAACTCGAAGCCCGGATGATGGGTAAGGCCTCCTCTGCTTCTGTTTCCTCTGTTTTAGTACAGGCGAAAGTCGGGCCCGACAATGCTGCTGATGTGGAGAATGAGGCTGAATCTTTGCTCTCTAGTGATTCTGATGAT AACGGTGAAGACTTTCTAATTTTAGCCAACACCAAGAAGCGCCAGAAAACTGAAGATGATCACTCAGATGTGTCTGAGAATCTTGAG AATGCGGTGGAGTCCAGACAAAAAATTGAGGGAACAGTTGATGGAAAGACAGGTTTAGAAGGAAGCAGGAAAAAGCAAACTCCTGGTAGGGATAATTCAACATCAGGCAGAAAGCGTGGTTCCCGAGCAAATGATCGTACTAAACAGAAAATTTCACCTCCAACAGTTTTGCAGTCAAATGGCCAGCTTGAGAACTCATGTCAAAAG GATCACCTGCCCAAAGATCAACACAGACTTGGTGATAACATTCCAGTTGAG GAGGTCGCATCTTTACGTTTAAAAGTTGTTGGATTAGAGGAGGGTATGAGGAAGTTAGAGGAGGATATGAGGAAGTTACGTCTAGAGGCTTCTGAAGATAAACATGCGCGCAATCAATTGGATAAG GAACTTAAGGAGTTTAAAGAACTAGAGCAGCAGATGAAGCCAAAG AGACTGAAAGTACTGTCTGATCTTTTGATATCTGTCTCAAAAGCTGAGAGGCAAGATGCCAGGATGAAAGTACGCCAAGATTCTTTGAGACTTGGTAATGTAGGTGTAATCAG AGCTGGTACGGTCATATCAGAAACATGGGAAGATGGACAAGCAATCAAGGATCTCAATGTTCACCTG AGACAGTTACTGGAAATGAAGGAAGCTGTTGAAAGGCAGCGCAAGTTGCTGAAAAAGAGGCAGTCAG AAGCAGGAACCCAGGAAGAAGATTTTCTTATTCAGGATGAGATCTATAAATCCCGTCTGGCCAGCATCAAACGA GAGGAGGAAACCCTCATACGAGAAAGAGATCGTTACGAGATAGAGAAAGGAAGACTTATACGAGAAATGAAACGTATACGGGACGAGGATGGTTCTCGGTTTAATAATTTTCAAATTCTGAACCACCGATATGCTCTACTAAATCTTCTTGGAAAAGGAGGATTCAGCGAGGTTTACAAG GCTTTTGATCTAGTAGAGCAAAGATATGTTGCATGTAAGCTTCACGGTTTGAATGCTCAGTGGAGTGAAGAGAAGAAGCAAAGTTACATACGTCATGCAATCCGGGAATACAATATTCACAAGACCTTAGTGCACCATCATATAGTGAGACTTTGGGACACTTTTGAGATAGACCAAAATACCTTCTGTACAGTCTTGGAGTACTGTAGTG GTAAAGATCTTGATGCAGTTCTTAAAGCAACACCCATCCTGCCAGAGAAAGAAGCTAGAATAATAATTGTTCAAATTTTTCAAGGGCTTGTTTACTTGAACAAAAGAACACAGAAAATTATCCATTACGATTTGAAGCCTGGAAATGTTCTTTTTGATGAGCTTGGAGTTGCTAAAGTCACTGATTTTGGTCTTAGTAAGATAGTGGAGGATGATGTTGGATCCCAGGGCATGGAACTAACATCTCAGGGAGCTGGAACATATTG GTATTTACCTCCCGAATGCTTTGAGCTAAATAAGACTCCCTTCATATCTTCTAAG GTTGATGTATGGTCAGCTGGAATTCTGATGTACCAAATGCTCTTCGGTAGACGTCCTTTTGGACATGACCAGACTCAAGAACGGATTTTACGTGAAGATACCATCATAAAAGCTCACAGAGTGGAATTTCCTTCAAGACCTGCTGTGTCGAGCGAAGTGAAG GAATTCATCCGTCGATGCCTAACATATAATCAGGCAGAGAGACCAGATGTCCTAACTATGGCTCTAGACCCATACCTCACATACACGAAAAAGTGA